A single Cygnus atratus isolate AKBS03 ecotype Queensland, Australia chromosome 11, CAtr_DNAZoo_HiC_assembly, whole genome shotgun sequence DNA region contains:
- the TUBGCP4 gene encoding gamma-tubulin complex component 4 isoform X3 → MIHELLLALSGYPGAAFTWSKRGGLQVSQELPFLHPSETSVLNRLCRLGTDYIRFAEFVEQYTGHVQQQGSGRLRVVKVKEGPEQPMLKGGLNVKISVLGKHNVVIRDHWRFTRVCRDHHVSQQNQGGLHGIYLRAFCTGLDSVLQPYRQALLDLEQEFLADPHLSISHVNYSLDQFQLLFPSVMVVVEQIKTQKIHGCQILETVHKHSCGGLPPVRSALEKILAVCHGVMYKQLSAWMLHGLLLDQHEEFFIKQGPSTGNVPGQPEDDDDDLGIGGLTGKQLRELQDLRLIEEENMLAPSLKQFSLRVEMLPSYIPVRVAEKILFVGESVQMFENQNVNLTRKGSILKNQEDTFAAELHRLKQQPLFSLVDFESVVDWIRSTVAEHLWKLMVEESDLLGQLKIIKDFYLLGRGELFQAFIDTAQHMLKTPPTAVTEHDVNVAFQQSAHKVLLDDDNLLPLLHLTIEYHGKEHKDTPQAREGPTRELSPREAPASGWAALGLSYKVQWPLHILFTPAVLEKYNVVFKYLLSVRRVQAELQHCWALQMQRKHLKSNRTDAIKWRLRDHMAFLVDNLQYYLQVDVLESQFSQLLQQINATRDFESIRLAHDHFLSNLLAQSFILLKPGFSRQSSLLFKILSSVRNHQINSDLAQLLLRLDYNKYYTQAGGTLGSFGV, encoded by the exons ATGATCCACGAGCTGCTGCTAGCGCTGAGCGGCTACCCGGGGGCGGCCTTCACCTGGAGCAAGCGCGGCGGCCTGCAG GTGTCCCAGGAACTGCCCTTCTTGCACCCCAGCGAGACGAGCGTCCTCAACCGGCTCTGCCGTCTCGGCACCGACTACATCCGCTTCGCCGAATTCGTGGAGCAGTACACTGGGCACGTACAGCAGCAG GGCTCTGGAAGGCTCCGTGTGGTGAAAGTGAAGGAGGGTCCGGAACAACCAATGTTGAAGGGTGGACTGAATGTAAAAATCTCAGTCCTGGGGAAACACAACGTGGTAATTCGTGATCACTGGAGATTCACCAGGGTTTGTCGT gaCCATCATGTATCTCAGCAAAACCAGGGTGGATTACATGGGATTTATTTGCGAGCGTTCTGCACAGGTCTTGATTCAGTATTGCAGCCATATCGACAAGCACTACTTGACCTTGAACAAGAG TTTTTGGCTGACCCACATCTTTCCATCTCACATGTTAATTATTCCTTGGACCAG TTTCAGTTACTCTTCCCATCTGTAATGGTCGTGGTGGAACAGATCAAGACTCAGAAG attcATGGATGTCAGATATTGGAAACCGTCCACAAACATAGCTGTGGGGGGTTGCCTCCTGTTCGCAGTGCTCTTGAAAA GATTCTGGCTGTGTGTCATGGAGTCATGTATAAGCAGCTATCTGCCTGGATGCTACATGGATTGCTACTAGACCAACATGAAGAGTTCTTTATCAAACAGGGCCCCTCTACTGGAAATGTCCCTGGCCAAcctgaagatgatgatgatgaccTAGGAATTGGGGGACTTACAGGAAAACAGCTACGAGAGCTGCAGGACTTG CGCTTGATTGAGGAGGAGAACATGTTAGCTCCatctttaaaacagttttctctgCGAGTGGAAATGCTGCCATCATACATTCCTGTGCGGGTTGCTGAGAAAATCTTGTTTGTAGGAGAATCCGTACAGATGTTTGAGAATCAAAATGTTAACCTGACCAGAAAAG GCTCCATCCTAAAAAACCAGGAGGACACTTTTGCAGCAGAACTACACCGACTCAAGCAGCAACCACTCTTTAGTTTGGTGGACTTTGAATCTGTGGTTGACTGGATACGGAGCACTGTTGCTGAG CATCTTTGGAAACTGATGGTGGAGGAATCTGATTTACTAGGACAACTGAAG ATTATAAAAGACTTTTATCTTTTGGGAAGAGGTGAGCTGTTTCAGGCTTTCATTGACACTGCACAGCACATGTTAAAAACACCACCTACGGCTGTAACTGAACATG ATGTCAATGTTGCATTTCAGCAGTCTGCTCATAAGGTACTGTTAGATGATGACAACCTTCTCCCTCTGCTTCACTTGACCATTGAGTATCATGGAAAGGAGCATAAAG atactCCTCAGGCTCGTGAAGGGCCTACCCGGGAGTTATCTCCACGTGAAGCCCCTGCATCTGGCTGGGCAGCTCTGGGCCTTTCTTACAAAGTTCAGTGGCCACTGCACATTCTCTTTACTCCTGCTGTTTTGGAGAA GTACAATGTTGTGTTCAAATATCTGCTAAGTGTGCGACGGGTCCAGGCTGAGCTGCAACACTGCTGGGCTCTCCAGATGCAACGCAAACACCTGAAATCTAACAGAACTGATGCCATCAAGTGGCGTCTGAGGGACCACATGGCTTTCCTTGTGGACAATCTTCAGTATTATCTGCAG GTGGATGTACTGGAATCTCAGTTCTCACAGCTTCTCCAGCAGATAAATGCCACACGAGATTTTGAGAGTATTAGACTGGCTCATGACCATTTCTTAAGTAATCTGTTGGCTCAGTCTTTCATCCTCCTAAAGCCT GGATTCAGTCGTCAGTCATCGCTGCTCTTCAAGATTCTCTCTAGTGTTCGAAACCACCAGATAAACTCTGACCTAGCTCAGCTGCTACTACGCTTGGATTATAACAAATACTACACCCAGGCTGGAGGAACCTTGGGCAG TTTTGGAGTTTGA
- the TUBGCP4 gene encoding gamma-tubulin complex component 4 isoform X2 has product MIHELLLALSGYPGAAFTWSKRGGLQVSQELPFLHPSETSVLNRLCRLGTDYIRFAEFVEQYTGHVQQQGSGRLRVVKVKEGPEQPMLKGGLNVKISVLGKHNVDHHVSQQNQGGLHGIYLRAFCTGLDSVLQPYRQALLDLEQEFLADPHLSISHVNYSLDQFQLLFPSVMVVVEQIKTQKIHGCQILETVHKHSCGGLPPVRSALEKILAVCHGVMYKQLSAWMLHGLLLDQHEEFFIKQGPSTGNVPGQPEDDDDDLGIGGLTGKQLRELQDLRLIEEENMLAPSLKQFSLRVEMLPSYIPVRVAEKILFVGESVQMFENQNVNLTRKGSILKNQEDTFAAELHRLKQQPLFSLVDFESVVDWIRSTVAEHLWKLMVEESDLLGQLKIIKDFYLLGRGELFQAFIDTAQHMLKTPPTAVTEHDVNVAFQQSAHKVLLDDDNLLPLLHLTIEYHGKEHKDTPQAREGPTRELSPREAPASGWAALGLSYKVQWPLHILFTPAVLEKYNVVFKYLLSVRRVQAELQHCWALQMQRKHLKSNRTDAIKWRLRDHMAFLVDNLQYYLQVDVLESQFSQLLQQINATRDFESIRLAHDHFLSNLLAQSFILLKPVFHCLNEILDLCHSFCSLVSQNLGPLDERGAAQLSILVKGFSRQSSLLFKILSSVRNHQINSDLAQLLLRLDYNKYYTQAGGTLGSFGV; this is encoded by the exons ATGATCCACGAGCTGCTGCTAGCGCTGAGCGGCTACCCGGGGGCGGCCTTCACCTGGAGCAAGCGCGGCGGCCTGCAG GTGTCCCAGGAACTGCCCTTCTTGCACCCCAGCGAGACGAGCGTCCTCAACCGGCTCTGCCGTCTCGGCACCGACTACATCCGCTTCGCCGAATTCGTGGAGCAGTACACTGGGCACGTACAGCAGCAG GGCTCTGGAAGGCTCCGTGTGGTGAAAGTGAAGGAGGGTCCGGAACAACCAATGTTGAAGGGTGGACTGAATGTAAAAATCTCAGTCCTGGGGAAACACAACGTG gaCCATCATGTATCTCAGCAAAACCAGGGTGGATTACATGGGATTTATTTGCGAGCGTTCTGCACAGGTCTTGATTCAGTATTGCAGCCATATCGACAAGCACTACTTGACCTTGAACAAGAG TTTTTGGCTGACCCACATCTTTCCATCTCACATGTTAATTATTCCTTGGACCAG TTTCAGTTACTCTTCCCATCTGTAATGGTCGTGGTGGAACAGATCAAGACTCAGAAG attcATGGATGTCAGATATTGGAAACCGTCCACAAACATAGCTGTGGGGGGTTGCCTCCTGTTCGCAGTGCTCTTGAAAA GATTCTGGCTGTGTGTCATGGAGTCATGTATAAGCAGCTATCTGCCTGGATGCTACATGGATTGCTACTAGACCAACATGAAGAGTTCTTTATCAAACAGGGCCCCTCTACTGGAAATGTCCCTGGCCAAcctgaagatgatgatgatgaccTAGGAATTGGGGGACTTACAGGAAAACAGCTACGAGAGCTGCAGGACTTG CGCTTGATTGAGGAGGAGAACATGTTAGCTCCatctttaaaacagttttctctgCGAGTGGAAATGCTGCCATCATACATTCCTGTGCGGGTTGCTGAGAAAATCTTGTTTGTAGGAGAATCCGTACAGATGTTTGAGAATCAAAATGTTAACCTGACCAGAAAAG GCTCCATCCTAAAAAACCAGGAGGACACTTTTGCAGCAGAACTACACCGACTCAAGCAGCAACCACTCTTTAGTTTGGTGGACTTTGAATCTGTGGTTGACTGGATACGGAGCACTGTTGCTGAG CATCTTTGGAAACTGATGGTGGAGGAATCTGATTTACTAGGACAACTGAAG ATTATAAAAGACTTTTATCTTTTGGGAAGAGGTGAGCTGTTTCAGGCTTTCATTGACACTGCACAGCACATGTTAAAAACACCACCTACGGCTGTAACTGAACATG ATGTCAATGTTGCATTTCAGCAGTCTGCTCATAAGGTACTGTTAGATGATGACAACCTTCTCCCTCTGCTTCACTTGACCATTGAGTATCATGGAAAGGAGCATAAAG atactCCTCAGGCTCGTGAAGGGCCTACCCGGGAGTTATCTCCACGTGAAGCCCCTGCATCTGGCTGGGCAGCTCTGGGCCTTTCTTACAAAGTTCAGTGGCCACTGCACATTCTCTTTACTCCTGCTGTTTTGGAGAA GTACAATGTTGTGTTCAAATATCTGCTAAGTGTGCGACGGGTCCAGGCTGAGCTGCAACACTGCTGGGCTCTCCAGATGCAACGCAAACACCTGAAATCTAACAGAACTGATGCCATCAAGTGGCGTCTGAGGGACCACATGGCTTTCCTTGTGGACAATCTTCAGTATTATCTGCAG GTGGATGTACTGGAATCTCAGTTCTCACAGCTTCTCCAGCAGATAAATGCCACACGAGATTTTGAGAGTATTAGACTGGCTCATGACCATTTCTTAAGTAATCTGTTGGCTCAGTCTTTCATCCTCCTAAAGCCT GTTTTCCACTGCTTAAATGAAATTCTAGATCTTTGTCATAGTTTTTGTTCTCTGGTGAGTCAGAATCTGGGCCCATTAGATGAGCGGGGAGCTGCACAACTCAGTATTCTGGTGAAG GGATTCAGTCGTCAGTCATCGCTGCTCTTCAAGATTCTCTCTAGTGTTCGAAACCACCAGATAAACTCTGACCTAGCTCAGCTGCTACTACGCTTGGATTATAACAAATACTACACCCAGGCTGGAGGAACCTTGGGCAG TTTTGGAGTTTGA
- the TUBGCP4 gene encoding gamma-tubulin complex component 4 isoform X1: MIHELLLALSGYPGAAFTWSKRGGLQVSQELPFLHPSETSVLNRLCRLGTDYIRFAEFVEQYTGHVQQQGSGRLRVVKVKEGPEQPMLKGGLNVKISVLGKHNVVIRDHWRFTRVCRDHHVSQQNQGGLHGIYLRAFCTGLDSVLQPYRQALLDLEQEFLADPHLSISHVNYSLDQFQLLFPSVMVVVEQIKTQKIHGCQILETVHKHSCGGLPPVRSALEKILAVCHGVMYKQLSAWMLHGLLLDQHEEFFIKQGPSTGNVPGQPEDDDDDLGIGGLTGKQLRELQDLRLIEEENMLAPSLKQFSLRVEMLPSYIPVRVAEKILFVGESVQMFENQNVNLTRKGSILKNQEDTFAAELHRLKQQPLFSLVDFESVVDWIRSTVAEHLWKLMVEESDLLGQLKIIKDFYLLGRGELFQAFIDTAQHMLKTPPTAVTEHDVNVAFQQSAHKVLLDDDNLLPLLHLTIEYHGKEHKDTPQAREGPTRELSPREAPASGWAALGLSYKVQWPLHILFTPAVLEKYNVVFKYLLSVRRVQAELQHCWALQMQRKHLKSNRTDAIKWRLRDHMAFLVDNLQYYLQVDVLESQFSQLLQQINATRDFESIRLAHDHFLSNLLAQSFILLKPVFHCLNEILDLCHSFCSLVSQNLGPLDERGAAQLSILVKGFSRQSSLLFKILSSVRNHQINSDLAQLLLRLDYNKYYTQAGGTLGSFGV; encoded by the exons ATGATCCACGAGCTGCTGCTAGCGCTGAGCGGCTACCCGGGGGCGGCCTTCACCTGGAGCAAGCGCGGCGGCCTGCAG GTGTCCCAGGAACTGCCCTTCTTGCACCCCAGCGAGACGAGCGTCCTCAACCGGCTCTGCCGTCTCGGCACCGACTACATCCGCTTCGCCGAATTCGTGGAGCAGTACACTGGGCACGTACAGCAGCAG GGCTCTGGAAGGCTCCGTGTGGTGAAAGTGAAGGAGGGTCCGGAACAACCAATGTTGAAGGGTGGACTGAATGTAAAAATCTCAGTCCTGGGGAAACACAACGTGGTAATTCGTGATCACTGGAGATTCACCAGGGTTTGTCGT gaCCATCATGTATCTCAGCAAAACCAGGGTGGATTACATGGGATTTATTTGCGAGCGTTCTGCACAGGTCTTGATTCAGTATTGCAGCCATATCGACAAGCACTACTTGACCTTGAACAAGAG TTTTTGGCTGACCCACATCTTTCCATCTCACATGTTAATTATTCCTTGGACCAG TTTCAGTTACTCTTCCCATCTGTAATGGTCGTGGTGGAACAGATCAAGACTCAGAAG attcATGGATGTCAGATATTGGAAACCGTCCACAAACATAGCTGTGGGGGGTTGCCTCCTGTTCGCAGTGCTCTTGAAAA GATTCTGGCTGTGTGTCATGGAGTCATGTATAAGCAGCTATCTGCCTGGATGCTACATGGATTGCTACTAGACCAACATGAAGAGTTCTTTATCAAACAGGGCCCCTCTACTGGAAATGTCCCTGGCCAAcctgaagatgatgatgatgaccTAGGAATTGGGGGACTTACAGGAAAACAGCTACGAGAGCTGCAGGACTTG CGCTTGATTGAGGAGGAGAACATGTTAGCTCCatctttaaaacagttttctctgCGAGTGGAAATGCTGCCATCATACATTCCTGTGCGGGTTGCTGAGAAAATCTTGTTTGTAGGAGAATCCGTACAGATGTTTGAGAATCAAAATGTTAACCTGACCAGAAAAG GCTCCATCCTAAAAAACCAGGAGGACACTTTTGCAGCAGAACTACACCGACTCAAGCAGCAACCACTCTTTAGTTTGGTGGACTTTGAATCTGTGGTTGACTGGATACGGAGCACTGTTGCTGAG CATCTTTGGAAACTGATGGTGGAGGAATCTGATTTACTAGGACAACTGAAG ATTATAAAAGACTTTTATCTTTTGGGAAGAGGTGAGCTGTTTCAGGCTTTCATTGACACTGCACAGCACATGTTAAAAACACCACCTACGGCTGTAACTGAACATG ATGTCAATGTTGCATTTCAGCAGTCTGCTCATAAGGTACTGTTAGATGATGACAACCTTCTCCCTCTGCTTCACTTGACCATTGAGTATCATGGAAAGGAGCATAAAG atactCCTCAGGCTCGTGAAGGGCCTACCCGGGAGTTATCTCCACGTGAAGCCCCTGCATCTGGCTGGGCAGCTCTGGGCCTTTCTTACAAAGTTCAGTGGCCACTGCACATTCTCTTTACTCCTGCTGTTTTGGAGAA GTACAATGTTGTGTTCAAATATCTGCTAAGTGTGCGACGGGTCCAGGCTGAGCTGCAACACTGCTGGGCTCTCCAGATGCAACGCAAACACCTGAAATCTAACAGAACTGATGCCATCAAGTGGCGTCTGAGGGACCACATGGCTTTCCTTGTGGACAATCTTCAGTATTATCTGCAG GTGGATGTACTGGAATCTCAGTTCTCACAGCTTCTCCAGCAGATAAATGCCACACGAGATTTTGAGAGTATTAGACTGGCTCATGACCATTTCTTAAGTAATCTGTTGGCTCAGTCTTTCATCCTCCTAAAGCCT GTTTTCCACTGCTTAAATGAAATTCTAGATCTTTGTCATAGTTTTTGTTCTCTGGTGAGTCAGAATCTGGGCCCATTAGATGAGCGGGGAGCTGCACAACTCAGTATTCTGGTGAAG GGATTCAGTCGTCAGTCATCGCTGCTCTTCAAGATTCTCTCTAGTGTTCGAAACCACCAGATAAACTCTGACCTAGCTCAGCTGCTACTACGCTTGGATTATAACAAATACTACACCCAGGCTGGAGGAACCTTGGGCAG TTTTGGAGTTTGA
- the TUBGCP4 gene encoding gamma-tubulin complex component 4 isoform X5, which produces MIHELLLALSGYPGAAFTWSKRGGLQVSQELPFLHPSETSVLNRLCRLGTDYIRFAEFVEQYTGHVQQQDHHVSQQNQGGLHGIYLRAFCTGLDSVLQPYRQALLDLEQEFLADPHLSISHVNYSLDQFQLLFPSVMVVVEQIKTQKIHGCQILETVHKHSCGGLPPVRSALEKILAVCHGVMYKQLSAWMLHGLLLDQHEEFFIKQGPSTGNVPGQPEDDDDDLGIGGLTGKQLRELQDLRLIEEENMLAPSLKQFSLRVEMLPSYIPVRVAEKILFVGESVQMFENQNVNLTRKGSILKNQEDTFAAELHRLKQQPLFSLVDFESVVDWIRSTVAEHLWKLMVEESDLLGQLKIIKDFYLLGRGELFQAFIDTAQHMLKTPPTAVTEHDVNVAFQQSAHKVLLDDDNLLPLLHLTIEYHGKEHKDTPQAREGPTRELSPREAPASGWAALGLSYKVQWPLHILFTPAVLEKYNVVFKYLLSVRRVQAELQHCWALQMQRKHLKSNRTDAIKWRLRDHMAFLVDNLQYYLQVDVLESQFSQLLQQINATRDFESIRLAHDHFLSNLLAQSFILLKPGFSRQSSLLFKILSSVRNHQINSDLAQLLLRLDYNKYYTQAGGTLGSFGV; this is translated from the exons ATGATCCACGAGCTGCTGCTAGCGCTGAGCGGCTACCCGGGGGCGGCCTTCACCTGGAGCAAGCGCGGCGGCCTGCAG GTGTCCCAGGAACTGCCCTTCTTGCACCCCAGCGAGACGAGCGTCCTCAACCGGCTCTGCCGTCTCGGCACCGACTACATCCGCTTCGCCGAATTCGTGGAGCAGTACACTGGGCACGTACAGCAGCAG gaCCATCATGTATCTCAGCAAAACCAGGGTGGATTACATGGGATTTATTTGCGAGCGTTCTGCACAGGTCTTGATTCAGTATTGCAGCCATATCGACAAGCACTACTTGACCTTGAACAAGAG TTTTTGGCTGACCCACATCTTTCCATCTCACATGTTAATTATTCCTTGGACCAG TTTCAGTTACTCTTCCCATCTGTAATGGTCGTGGTGGAACAGATCAAGACTCAGAAG attcATGGATGTCAGATATTGGAAACCGTCCACAAACATAGCTGTGGGGGGTTGCCTCCTGTTCGCAGTGCTCTTGAAAA GATTCTGGCTGTGTGTCATGGAGTCATGTATAAGCAGCTATCTGCCTGGATGCTACATGGATTGCTACTAGACCAACATGAAGAGTTCTTTATCAAACAGGGCCCCTCTACTGGAAATGTCCCTGGCCAAcctgaagatgatgatgatgaccTAGGAATTGGGGGACTTACAGGAAAACAGCTACGAGAGCTGCAGGACTTG CGCTTGATTGAGGAGGAGAACATGTTAGCTCCatctttaaaacagttttctctgCGAGTGGAAATGCTGCCATCATACATTCCTGTGCGGGTTGCTGAGAAAATCTTGTTTGTAGGAGAATCCGTACAGATGTTTGAGAATCAAAATGTTAACCTGACCAGAAAAG GCTCCATCCTAAAAAACCAGGAGGACACTTTTGCAGCAGAACTACACCGACTCAAGCAGCAACCACTCTTTAGTTTGGTGGACTTTGAATCTGTGGTTGACTGGATACGGAGCACTGTTGCTGAG CATCTTTGGAAACTGATGGTGGAGGAATCTGATTTACTAGGACAACTGAAG ATTATAAAAGACTTTTATCTTTTGGGAAGAGGTGAGCTGTTTCAGGCTTTCATTGACACTGCACAGCACATGTTAAAAACACCACCTACGGCTGTAACTGAACATG ATGTCAATGTTGCATTTCAGCAGTCTGCTCATAAGGTACTGTTAGATGATGACAACCTTCTCCCTCTGCTTCACTTGACCATTGAGTATCATGGAAAGGAGCATAAAG atactCCTCAGGCTCGTGAAGGGCCTACCCGGGAGTTATCTCCACGTGAAGCCCCTGCATCTGGCTGGGCAGCTCTGGGCCTTTCTTACAAAGTTCAGTGGCCACTGCACATTCTCTTTACTCCTGCTGTTTTGGAGAA GTACAATGTTGTGTTCAAATATCTGCTAAGTGTGCGACGGGTCCAGGCTGAGCTGCAACACTGCTGGGCTCTCCAGATGCAACGCAAACACCTGAAATCTAACAGAACTGATGCCATCAAGTGGCGTCTGAGGGACCACATGGCTTTCCTTGTGGACAATCTTCAGTATTATCTGCAG GTGGATGTACTGGAATCTCAGTTCTCACAGCTTCTCCAGCAGATAAATGCCACACGAGATTTTGAGAGTATTAGACTGGCTCATGACCATTTCTTAAGTAATCTGTTGGCTCAGTCTTTCATCCTCCTAAAGCCT GGATTCAGTCGTCAGTCATCGCTGCTCTTCAAGATTCTCTCTAGTGTTCGAAACCACCAGATAAACTCTGACCTAGCTCAGCTGCTACTACGCTTGGATTATAACAAATACTACACCCAGGCTGGAGGAACCTTGGGCAG TTTTGGAGTTTGA
- the TUBGCP4 gene encoding gamma-tubulin complex component 4 isoform X4, with protein sequence MIHELLLALSGYPGAAFTWSKRGGLQVSQELPFLHPSETSVLNRLCRLGTDYIRFAEFVEQYTGHVQQQDHHVSQQNQGGLHGIYLRAFCTGLDSVLQPYRQALLDLEQEFLADPHLSISHVNYSLDQFQLLFPSVMVVVEQIKTQKIHGCQILETVHKHSCGGLPPVRSALEKILAVCHGVMYKQLSAWMLHGLLLDQHEEFFIKQGPSTGNVPGQPEDDDDDLGIGGLTGKQLRELQDLRLIEEENMLAPSLKQFSLRVEMLPSYIPVRVAEKILFVGESVQMFENQNVNLTRKGSILKNQEDTFAAELHRLKQQPLFSLVDFESVVDWIRSTVAEHLWKLMVEESDLLGQLKIIKDFYLLGRGELFQAFIDTAQHMLKTPPTAVTEHDVNVAFQQSAHKVLLDDDNLLPLLHLTIEYHGKEHKDTPQAREGPTRELSPREAPASGWAALGLSYKVQWPLHILFTPAVLEKYNVVFKYLLSVRRVQAELQHCWALQMQRKHLKSNRTDAIKWRLRDHMAFLVDNLQYYLQVDVLESQFSQLLQQINATRDFESIRLAHDHFLSNLLAQSFILLKPVFHCLNEILDLCHSFCSLVSQNLGPLDERGAAQLSILVKGFSRQSSLLFKILSSVRNHQINSDLAQLLLRLDYNKYYTQAGGTLGSFGV encoded by the exons ATGATCCACGAGCTGCTGCTAGCGCTGAGCGGCTACCCGGGGGCGGCCTTCACCTGGAGCAAGCGCGGCGGCCTGCAG GTGTCCCAGGAACTGCCCTTCTTGCACCCCAGCGAGACGAGCGTCCTCAACCGGCTCTGCCGTCTCGGCACCGACTACATCCGCTTCGCCGAATTCGTGGAGCAGTACACTGGGCACGTACAGCAGCAG gaCCATCATGTATCTCAGCAAAACCAGGGTGGATTACATGGGATTTATTTGCGAGCGTTCTGCACAGGTCTTGATTCAGTATTGCAGCCATATCGACAAGCACTACTTGACCTTGAACAAGAG TTTTTGGCTGACCCACATCTTTCCATCTCACATGTTAATTATTCCTTGGACCAG TTTCAGTTACTCTTCCCATCTGTAATGGTCGTGGTGGAACAGATCAAGACTCAGAAG attcATGGATGTCAGATATTGGAAACCGTCCACAAACATAGCTGTGGGGGGTTGCCTCCTGTTCGCAGTGCTCTTGAAAA GATTCTGGCTGTGTGTCATGGAGTCATGTATAAGCAGCTATCTGCCTGGATGCTACATGGATTGCTACTAGACCAACATGAAGAGTTCTTTATCAAACAGGGCCCCTCTACTGGAAATGTCCCTGGCCAAcctgaagatgatgatgatgaccTAGGAATTGGGGGACTTACAGGAAAACAGCTACGAGAGCTGCAGGACTTG CGCTTGATTGAGGAGGAGAACATGTTAGCTCCatctttaaaacagttttctctgCGAGTGGAAATGCTGCCATCATACATTCCTGTGCGGGTTGCTGAGAAAATCTTGTTTGTAGGAGAATCCGTACAGATGTTTGAGAATCAAAATGTTAACCTGACCAGAAAAG GCTCCATCCTAAAAAACCAGGAGGACACTTTTGCAGCAGAACTACACCGACTCAAGCAGCAACCACTCTTTAGTTTGGTGGACTTTGAATCTGTGGTTGACTGGATACGGAGCACTGTTGCTGAG CATCTTTGGAAACTGATGGTGGAGGAATCTGATTTACTAGGACAACTGAAG ATTATAAAAGACTTTTATCTTTTGGGAAGAGGTGAGCTGTTTCAGGCTTTCATTGACACTGCACAGCACATGTTAAAAACACCACCTACGGCTGTAACTGAACATG ATGTCAATGTTGCATTTCAGCAGTCTGCTCATAAGGTACTGTTAGATGATGACAACCTTCTCCCTCTGCTTCACTTGACCATTGAGTATCATGGAAAGGAGCATAAAG atactCCTCAGGCTCGTGAAGGGCCTACCCGGGAGTTATCTCCACGTGAAGCCCCTGCATCTGGCTGGGCAGCTCTGGGCCTTTCTTACAAAGTTCAGTGGCCACTGCACATTCTCTTTACTCCTGCTGTTTTGGAGAA GTACAATGTTGTGTTCAAATATCTGCTAAGTGTGCGACGGGTCCAGGCTGAGCTGCAACACTGCTGGGCTCTCCAGATGCAACGCAAACACCTGAAATCTAACAGAACTGATGCCATCAAGTGGCGTCTGAGGGACCACATGGCTTTCCTTGTGGACAATCTTCAGTATTATCTGCAG GTGGATGTACTGGAATCTCAGTTCTCACAGCTTCTCCAGCAGATAAATGCCACACGAGATTTTGAGAGTATTAGACTGGCTCATGACCATTTCTTAAGTAATCTGTTGGCTCAGTCTTTCATCCTCCTAAAGCCT GTTTTCCACTGCTTAAATGAAATTCTAGATCTTTGTCATAGTTTTTGTTCTCTGGTGAGTCAGAATCTGGGCCCATTAGATGAGCGGGGAGCTGCACAACTCAGTATTCTGGTGAAG GGATTCAGTCGTCAGTCATCGCTGCTCTTCAAGATTCTCTCTAGTGTTCGAAACCACCAGATAAACTCTGACCTAGCTCAGCTGCTACTACGCTTGGATTATAACAAATACTACACCCAGGCTGGAGGAACCTTGGGCAG TTTTGGAGTTTGA